The genome window GCATGACCACCCGGACATCAGCCAGGAAACCAAGGATAAGGTGGTGGCCCTGGCCAGCAAGCGCCATTACCAGCCCAACCAGATAGCCAAGAGCCTCCAGACCAGCCGCACCAGCACCGTGGGCGTGGTGGTGCCCGAGATCCAGCACCATTTCTTTTCCTCGGTCATCAGCGGTATCGAGGAGCTGGCCCACAAGGCCGGGTACACCATTATGGTCTGCCAGAGCCACGAGGACCAGGAACGCGAGGCCCTGAACCTCCGGGCCCTGGCATCGCACCGGGTGGCGGGCATTCTCATCTCCATTTCCAAGAATACCACGGACTACGGGCATCTCAAGGCGGTCATGTCCCAGGGCATTCCCCTGGTCCAGTTCGACCGCGTGGTGGAGCCCCTGGACACGGGCAAGGTCACGGTGGACGACTTCAACGGAGCGTACATCGCGGTCAAGCATCTCATTGATTCCGGGTACACCCGCATCGCCCATATCGCGGGCCGCCAACACATCACCATCGGCAAGAACCGCCATGACGGGTATCGCCAGGCCCTCAAGGACCACGGGTTCCGCTCGGACGATGACCTGGTGGTCTACGGCGGGTTCCAGGAGCGCGACGGGCTCGAAGGCATCAAGAAATTGCTGTCCCTTGCCTCGCCGCCCGACGCGGTGTTCGCTGTCAACGACCCCGTGGCCATTGGCGTGTACAAGCATTTGCGGGAGCAGGGCGTCCGCATTCCCCGGGACATGGCCCTGCTCGGGTTTTGCAACAACCCGGAATCCGCCCTGGTGGAGCCGCCCCTGACCACGGTGGCCCAGCCCGCCTACCGCATCGGCCGGGAGGCCATGCACATGCTGCTGGAGCAGTTCGAGCGCGAGGCGGATTTCAAACCCGAGAACAAGGTCTTGCGGACGCACCTCATGGTGCGCCGGTCCACCTAAGGATATCGGCATGGGTGTGAATATCGAACGCAGGCATTGGGGCACGGTGCCCGGTATGGGCGGGGTGGAGCATTTTACCCTGACCCATGGCGACATGTCCGCCTCCATGATTTCCTACGGCGCCCGGCTGACCAGCCTCAGGGCGCCGGGCAGGCAGGGCGTGGGCGAGGTCATTCTCGGGTTCGACACCCTGGAGGCCTACGTGCGCGACCAGACCTCCATGGGCGCGGTGTGCGGCAGGGTGGCCGGGCGCATTTCCCGTGGCCATATCGAATTGGGCGGACTGTGCCATCGGCTGGACCGCAACCATGGCGGCCATACCCTGCATGGCGGATCTCAGGGCTTTGGCTCCCGGGTCTGGGAGGCGGAGGCGGATATCGGCACCGAGGGGCCGTACGTGCTTTTCGAATATTTCAGCCTGGACGGCGAGATGGGGTTTCCGGGCACGGTCAAGACAACGGTGGTCTATACGCTGACGGAAAACGGGCTGCGCATGGATTTCCTGGCCGAGTCGGGCAAGCCCACGGTGGTGAACCTGACCAACCACGCCTATTTCAACCTGGCCGGTCCCGGAAGCGACTGCCTGGGGCACGA of Salidesulfovibrio onnuriiensis contains these proteins:
- a CDS encoding LacI family DNA-binding transcriptional regulator — encoded protein: MAQFTIKDIARELGVSPSTVSRALHDHPDISQETKDKVVALASKRHYQPNQIAKSLQTSRTSTVGVVVPEIQHHFFSSVISGIEELAHKAGYTIMVCQSHEDQEREALNLRALASHRVAGILISISKNTTDYGHLKAVMSQGIPLVQFDRVVEPLDTGKVTVDDFNGAYIAVKHLIDSGYTRIAHIAGRQHITIGKNRHDGYRQALKDHGFRSDDDLVVYGGFQERDGLEGIKKLLSLASPPDAVFAVNDPVAIGVYKHLREQGVRIPRDMALLGFCNNPESALVEPPLTTVAQPAYRIGREAMHMLLEQFEREADFKPENKVLRTHLMVRRST
- a CDS encoding aldose epimerase family protein, coding for MGVNIERRHWGTVPGMGGVEHFTLTHGDMSASMISYGARLTSLRAPGRQGVGEVILGFDTLEAYVRDQTSMGAVCGRVAGRISRGHIELGGLCHRLDRNHGGHTLHGGSQGFGSRVWEAEADIGTEGPYVLFEYFSLDGEMGFPGTVKTTVVYTLTENGLRMDFLAESGKPTVVNLTNHAYFNLAGPGSDCLGHELCFLASRCLETDEELIPTGALLNVRGTALDFTRPRAMGARIDDGGLLPRSACGYDHYYVADRRGKGVELLAHVFEPGSGRNMEMRTTYPGVQFYSGNHLPEGLPGRAGETYGPRAGFCLEAQGYPDAPNRPEFPSVALRPGAVMKHKTEYRFFVR